One window from the genome of Magnolia sinica isolate HGM2019 chromosome 4, MsV1, whole genome shotgun sequence encodes:
- the LOC131243507 gene encoding chaperone protein dnaJ 11, chloroplastic-like produces MVTSSSPPFLRSSPQFLGPRISPPSSSVNCVSSRKPRVISAAYTSTLQSSSSDLASTSSLYDVLGLSAGATFQEIKSAYRRLARSCHPDVVKMDRKDTSADEFMKIHAAYSTLSDPDKRADYDRTLVGGWQSRASPFARASPFSSRRTWETDQCW; encoded by the coding sequence ATGGTTACATCTTCTTCCCCTCCTTTTCTTCGTTCCTCGCCTCAATTCCTCGGCCCGCGTATTTCCCCTCCGTCGTCGTCTGTCAACTGCGTCAGTTCCCGTAAGCCGCGTGTCATCTCCGCTGCCTACACCTCCACGCTCCAATCCTCCTCTTCAGATCTGGCTTCCACGTCATCCCTCTACGACGTCCTCGGCCTATCGGCCGGCGCCACGTTTCAGGAGATCAAATCGGCCTACCGCAGGCTGGCGCGGTCGTGCCATCCGGACGTCGTCAAGATGGACAGGAAGGACACGTCAGCGGACGAGTTCATGAAAATCCACGCAGCGTACTCTACGCTCTCCGATCCCGACAAGCGCGCGGATTACGACCGGACGCTCGTGGGCGGATGGCAATCGCGCGCTTCGCCTTTCGCACGTGCGTCTCCTTTCAGCAGCCGTCGCACGTGGGAGACCGACCAGTGCTGGTAA